In Methylocystis echinoides, one genomic interval encodes:
- a CDS encoding HAMP domain-containing sensor histidine kinase encodes MKAHSSLARRTVGYLVIAQFNAFFLAWAATLGLGLAGVERFTQSWDELAAYRTASLVVDSLKRGADGHIEIEPSSGLQDEVARIPKLKFAAFESKSKTPVDGSSPELVARLEKVIEVNSSHTHFVLPSDPETPALGFMGPARTPYGRFHIATYHATFRLEDLFHSMREDLLTYAAYFVFAVLLSGATAWFAVRQGLAPLRDAAAEVAKIELDSLSKPLLPTDVPVEVSPFVDAVNEALRRLDAWAIRQRRITANAAHELRTPLAVMRARLENAKASALASELLSDASQLRSIVEQMLVASRLFEGQVSMDQEVNLSNLTAGVVAGLLPLAMDCNRFLDFEANPPHAIIKGNQRAIECVLTNLLDNAIRAEPKNGTIFVEVNAEGLISIIDHGEGVSPDHTDMIFEPFWRKSEKLPGTGLGLAIAKEIVDTHGGKIWVEETPGGGATFKLVFPKVSDVGDAVA; translated from the coding sequence GTGAAGGCTCACTCTTCGCTCGCCCGGCGCACCGTCGGCTATCTGGTCATCGCTCAGTTCAACGCATTTTTCCTCGCCTGGGCGGCGACGCTCGGCTTGGGTCTCGCCGGCGTCGAGAGGTTCACGCAGTCTTGGGACGAACTTGCCGCTTATAGAACGGCTAGCCTTGTCGTCGACTCGTTGAAACGGGGCGCGGACGGCCATATTGAAATCGAGCCATCGTCCGGGTTGCAGGATGAAGTTGCGCGTATTCCAAAACTGAAATTTGCCGCTTTCGAATCGAAAAGCAAAACGCCGGTCGACGGCTCGTCGCCTGAGCTCGTCGCGAGACTCGAAAAGGTCATCGAGGTCAATTCCTCTCACACGCATTTCGTTTTGCCTAGCGACCCCGAAACGCCCGCGCTTGGCTTCATGGGACCGGCGCGCACGCCCTATGGGCGATTCCACATCGCGACGTATCACGCCACATTTCGACTCGAAGACCTCTTTCATTCAATGCGCGAAGATCTGCTGACTTATGCAGCCTATTTCGTCTTTGCCGTGCTGCTCTCTGGGGCGACGGCCTGGTTTGCTGTTCGACAGGGACTCGCGCCGTTGCGAGACGCGGCTGCAGAGGTGGCCAAAATTGAACTGGACAGCTTGTCGAAGCCGCTGCTGCCGACCGACGTCCCCGTCGAGGTAAGCCCCTTCGTGGATGCGGTCAACGAAGCGCTCCGGCGCCTCGATGCATGGGCCATTCGGCAGCGTCGCATTACCGCGAACGCCGCTCACGAATTGCGTACGCCGCTCGCTGTCATGCGGGCCCGGCTGGAAAACGCCAAAGCTAGCGCTCTTGCTTCCGAACTCCTTAGCGACGCCAGTCAGTTGCGCTCTATCGTCGAGCAGATGCTCGTGGCGTCGCGTCTGTTCGAGGGGCAAGTAAGCATGGATCAGGAAGTCAATTTATCGAATCTGACTGCCGGCGTCGTGGCTGGTCTTCTCCCCTTGGCGATGGATTGCAACAGGTTTCTCGATTTCGAAGCCAATCCCCCGCACGCGATCATTAAAGGAAACCAGCGAGCGATTGAATGCGTTCTTACGAATCTTCTCGATAATGCCATTCGCGCGGAGCCTAAGAATGGAACGATTTTTGTCGAAGTAAACGCCGAAGGCTTGATATCGATCATCGATCATGGAGAGGGTGTTTCTCCTGACCACACAGACATGATTTTCGAGCCCTTCTGGCGGAAGAGCGAAAAGCTCCCCGGAACAGGCCTTGGCCTGGCTATTGCCAAAGAGATTGTCGATACCCACGGGGGCAAAATCTGGGTCGAGGAGACCCCGGGCGGCGGCGCGACTTTCAAGCTGGTTTTTCCGAAAGTCTCCGATGTCGGGGACGCCGTGGCGTAG
- a CDS encoding response regulator transcription factor codes for MRILLVEDHPDLSRQVAEKIHRAGYNVDSVDTIEDADRALERCAYALALIDRRLPDGDGIALVPRMRRKRPDIRILLLTALDAVDNRIEGLEAGADDYLTKPFNLDELVARIRANLRKHSSGPTPPVQVGALRFDLENRAVHISGTQALLSRGELVLLETLVRRANCVVSRETLHAELYGYGEEVQDHALTSLVSRLRARLAAMNAGAEIFSARSLGYILRETREREERR; via the coding sequence ATGCGTATCCTTCTGGTCGAGGATCACCCCGACCTATCGCGCCAAGTGGCCGAAAAAATCCATCGAGCCGGCTACAATGTCGATAGCGTCGACACGATCGAGGATGCGGATCGCGCACTCGAGCGCTGCGCCTATGCGCTCGCGCTGATTGATCGCAGATTGCCGGATGGCGACGGCATCGCGCTGGTCCCGCGGATGCGCAGAAAGAGACCCGACATAAGAATCTTGCTGCTGACTGCGCTCGACGCCGTCGACAACAGGATCGAAGGGCTCGAGGCAGGGGCCGATGATTATCTTACAAAGCCTTTCAATCTCGACGAGCTCGTTGCACGCATTCGCGCGAATCTGAGAAAGCATAGCAGTGGACCGACCCCGCCGGTTCAAGTCGGCGCTCTCAGATTCGATCTCGAAAACCGGGCCGTCCACATTAGCGGAACGCAGGCGCTTCTGTCGCGCGGGGAGCTTGTCCTGCTCGAGACCCTTGTCAGGCGGGCCAATTGCGTCGTCTCACGGGAGACCCTGCACGCCGAGCTTTACGGATATGGCGAGGAAGTGCAGGATCATGCGCTCACGTCGCTCGTCTCGCGTTTGCGAGCGCGTCTTGCCGCAATGAACGCCGGCGCTGAAATCTTTTCTGCGCGCTCGCTCGGCTACATTCTGCGTGAAACTAGGGAGCGCGAGGAGCGACGGTGA
- a CDS encoding TonB-dependent siderophore receptor, protein MLRLLLSRGVCAGALAFAPSSLAMAQQTLPTIEIGGVRGKPKPVPGENGGSGGAATGAAAPGPNAGSGSSVASRFASVPRTPTEGYVVHNVTTGAKMDVPLRELPVSVGVVPRQVIVDQNTTLVQEALENVSGVQSNNTDTAGYNFNIRGFQVLNFFRNNLKADGFNFDTANIERIEVLKGPASVLYGRSEPGGIINLITKEPLGAPRYVLEQQFGSFNYYRTQWDLSAPIDQVEGLAYRVSGAYQNNGSFRTFQGGERVLVAPVIAYRPTEWTDFTLDTQYFGQRAQSDVGIPTIGPAPAPVPLSRSFQEPTDPIDSSDNVTVSYRFRQNLNEDWKVTNRFLYAHSSLQGVNLSASCSTPFCVDPDWQTLQRLTQTQTVSGQTFSTNIDLEGKFLALGGRHNFLMGLDYYNNNFSYYAGGGAGLYPINIVNPVYGGVPDYAYWDAIAGSGFKYHSSTLTRQKGFYVQDLVTYFERLHILLGARYDVADQTAGFSSSCCGDYTATQQAAIDARLAADTAVDTAWSPRAGFVLDVLPQVSVYANYSRSFGVGNGFSATGAPLGPQRGLQWEAGLKAEPLPGLNATLAFYQITKSGVPTRDFAGGPGAFILAGLQRSRGVELDVLGAITDRLAVTANYAYIDAKVIADNPFNPLNPFGILDPLIFGQQGGLLGRHRDNVPRHSGKVFLTYDFGDNGLGFRVGGGVTAATRAWGDIQNTFLLPGWARLDAFASYATLFEGHKLTAQLNLKNINNAQYFVGPDNFFNNFSAPYSSIPAKPFTATGTVRMEF, encoded by the coding sequence ATGTTACGCTTGCTTCTTTCGCGCGGCGTCTGCGCCGGCGCGCTTGCCTTTGCCCCTTCTTCCCTGGCGATGGCTCAGCAAACCCTCCCGACGATCGAGATCGGCGGCGTGCGAGGGAAGCCGAAGCCCGTTCCCGGCGAAAACGGCGGCAGCGGCGGCGCCGCCACGGGCGCCGCGGCGCCCGGTCCCAATGCCGGTTCGGGATCATCCGTCGCGTCGCGCTTTGCGAGCGTGCCCAGAACGCCGACTGAGGGATATGTCGTCCACAACGTGACCACCGGCGCGAAGATGGACGTCCCGCTGAGAGAATTGCCCGTCTCGGTTGGCGTCGTTCCGCGGCAGGTCATCGTCGACCAGAACACGACGCTGGTCCAGGAAGCGCTCGAGAACGTTTCGGGCGTCCAGTCCAACAACACCGACACGGCCGGATATAATTTCAACATTCGCGGCTTCCAGGTTCTGAATTTCTTCCGCAACAATCTGAAGGCCGACGGTTTCAACTTTGATACCGCCAATATCGAGCGTATCGAAGTGCTCAAGGGTCCCGCGTCGGTGCTTTACGGACGCTCCGAGCCTGGCGGCATCATCAATCTGATTACCAAAGAGCCGCTTGGCGCCCCGCGCTACGTTTTGGAGCAGCAGTTCGGTTCATTCAACTATTATCGCACGCAATGGGATCTGTCTGCGCCGATCGACCAGGTGGAGGGCCTCGCTTACCGCGTGTCGGGCGCTTATCAGAATAACGGCTCGTTCCGAACCTTCCAGGGCGGCGAACGCGTCCTTGTCGCGCCTGTCATCGCCTACCGGCCGACGGAATGGACAGATTTTACACTAGACACGCAATATTTCGGCCAAAGGGCGCAGTCCGACGTCGGGATACCCACAATCGGCCCCGCTCCCGCTCCCGTTCCGCTCAGCCGCTCCTTTCAGGAGCCGACCGATCCCATTGATTCGAGCGATAACGTAACTGTTAGCTATCGCTTTCGACAAAACCTGAACGAGGACTGGAAGGTCACGAACAGGTTTCTTTACGCCCATAGCAGTCTGCAAGGGGTCAACCTGTCGGCGTCCTGCTCGACGCCATTCTGTGTCGACCCCGACTGGCAGACTCTCCAACGTCTCACCCAAACCCAAACGGTCAGCGGCCAGACATTTTCGACCAACATCGACCTCGAAGGAAAATTCCTCGCGCTCGGCGGAAGACATAATTTTCTGATGGGCCTCGACTATTACAACAATAACTTCTCCTATTACGCCGGCGGTGGCGCGGGGCTTTACCCGATCAATATAGTCAACCCCGTCTACGGCGGCGTGCCCGACTACGCCTATTGGGACGCGATTGCAGGCTCAGGCTTCAAATATCATTCCTCGACCCTGACGCGTCAGAAAGGCTTTTACGTTCAGGATCTGGTCACCTATTTTGAGCGTCTGCACATTTTGCTGGGGGCCCGCTATGACGTCGCCGATCAGACGGCCGGCTTCTCTAGCAGCTGTTGCGGCGATTACACAGCGACTCAGCAGGCGGCGATCGACGCGCGCCTTGCGGCGGACACCGCCGTTGACACAGCCTGGAGCCCGCGCGCCGGTTTCGTCCTCGATGTCCTTCCGCAGGTGAGCGTCTATGCGAACTACTCGCGCTCCTTCGGCGTCGGAAATGGCTTCTCCGCCACCGGCGCGCCGCTTGGACCACAAAGGGGCCTGCAGTGGGAGGCTGGACTGAAAGCCGAACCTCTTCCCGGCCTTAATGCGACCCTCGCTTTCTATCAGATCACCAAGTCGGGCGTGCCGACCCGCGATTTCGCGGGTGGTCCTGGGGCTTTCATCCTGGCTGGCCTGCAGCGCAGCCGCGGCGTCGAACTCGACGTCCTCGGCGCGATCACCGACCGGCTCGCGGTTACCGCGAACTACGCCTATATCGACGCCAAGGTTATTGCGGACAATCCCTTCAACCCGCTCAATCCCTTCGGCATTCTCGATCCTTTGATTTTCGGGCAACAGGGCGGTCTGCTCGGACGTCACAGAGACAATGTCCCGCGTCACTCCGGCAAAGTCTTCCTGACGTATGATTTTGGCGACAACGGCCTTGGTTTCCGAGTAGGCGGAGGCGTCACCGCCGCGACGCGCGCGTGGGGCGACATCCAGAATACGTTCCTGCTGCCTGGGTGGGCGCGGCTAGACGCCTTTGCAAGTTATGCGACCTTGTTCGAAGGCCACAAGCTAACCGCGCAGTTGAATTTGAAGAATATCAATAATGCGCAGTATTTCGTTGGGCCGGACAACTTCTTCAACAACTTTTCCGCGCCGTACTCCAGCATTCCCGCCAAGCCCTTCACCGCGACGGGGACGGTAAGAATGGAGTTTTAG
- a CDS encoding PepSY-associated TM helix domain-containing protein yields the protein MARALLVLLHRWTGLAMAGFLIIVGGTGSLLAFYGELNHLLAPELYADLPGTAGLDAAALAQRAEALAPNGQVNTVYFGYDSLVEMSMESKSGAAPLGFDYIYLDRRTGAELGRLFWGAFPTTRAGVMPFVYRVHMTLAAGEIGAWLLGLTALVWTLDCFVAFYLTLPAAGERSRKSFLARWKPAWLVKVAGSFYRVNFDLHRAGGLWLWAFLLIFAWSSVYMNLNGFYSRVMSLVFAYEQPYYFAPTVSPPRDIEPLSWERAQSRGRQLMAEQARAHGFEIERDLALYILRDKGVWEYRVRSSRDIGDKYGQTSVWFDASSGALRDVSLPTGHRAGNTITTWLYELHKANVFGLTYRIFVSLFGLLIIMLSVTGVYIWWKKRSARRERGRRPAPGRAREREEAAC from the coding sequence ATGGCGCGCGCGCTCCTGGTTTTGCTTCATCGATGGACCGGCTTGGCGATGGCGGGCTTCCTCATCATCGTTGGCGGGACGGGGAGCCTCCTCGCATTCTACGGAGAATTGAACCATCTGTTAGCGCCTGAACTCTACGCCGACCTGCCGGGGACGGCAGGCCTCGACGCCGCCGCGCTCGCGCAGCGCGCCGAAGCGCTCGCGCCCAACGGGCAGGTCAATACGGTCTATTTCGGCTATGATTCTCTCGTCGAGATGAGCATGGAGTCGAAGAGCGGCGCAGCGCCGCTCGGTTTCGACTACATTTATCTCGACCGGCGGACGGGCGCAGAACTCGGACGCCTGTTTTGGGGCGCCTTCCCGACGACGCGGGCGGGCGTCATGCCTTTTGTCTATCGCGTTCATATGACGCTTGCCGCCGGTGAAATCGGGGCTTGGCTACTCGGGCTCACCGCGCTCGTTTGGACGCTCGATTGCTTCGTGGCCTTCTATTTGACGCTGCCAGCGGCCGGCGAACGCAGCCGCAAGAGCTTTCTTGCACGCTGGAAGCCTGCATGGCTGGTCAAGGTCGCGGGATCGTTCTACCGAGTGAACTTCGACCTGCACAGGGCCGGAGGCCTATGGCTCTGGGCGTTCTTGCTGATTTTCGCCTGGTCGAGCGTCTACATGAATCTCAACGGGTTTTATTCGCGCGTCATGTCGCTCGTCTTCGCTTACGAGCAACCCTATTATTTCGCGCCAACTGTATCGCCGCCGCGCGATATCGAACCGCTGTCCTGGGAACGGGCGCAATCTCGAGGGCGTCAACTTATGGCGGAGCAGGCTCGCGCGCATGGGTTCGAGATCGAACGCGACCTCGCGCTCTATATTCTCCGCGACAAAGGCGTGTGGGAATATCGCGTGCGGTCGTCGCGGGACATCGGCGACAAATACGGGCAGACGTCGGTGTGGTTCGACGCCTCATCGGGGGCGCTGCGTGACGTCTCGCTGCCAACAGGGCATCGCGCCGGCAATACGATCACGACGTGGCTTTACGAATTGCACAAAGCCAATGTCTTTGGTTTGACCTACAGAATTTTCGTGAGCCTTTTCGGCTTGCTGATAATCATGCTCTCCGTGACCGGCGTTTACATCTGGTGGAAGAAGCGTTCGGCGCGGCGGGAGCGCGGTCGGCGCCCGGCGCCTGGCCGGGCGCGTGAACGGGAGGAGGCCGCTTGTTGA
- a CDS encoding TonB-dependent receptor domain-containing protein, whose product MRAARLVLVLLLCGGLPASAAEGGDERRDASEEIAAAQGSRARDERRAHKQRPRAARDRRDRDPQETGEGRDQDRSRAQRRETADDKPKAAPRAQTLGRDQSGVFVNESASNAAYSPSFVMRGFPSGVTLFEGAAHGFTAQDVDLSTVDHVEFFKGPSAMLFGKALGGYGGAANYIRKAPTLETFSRAATSLGSFGLKRLTVDINVPLTDDKNLLFRLTGSAQSLGSFVDFVRTRSFDVAPMLAFTADNGDRATLRAEHNGARLVWRDGVPADPIFFGIAREFYAGIPANEHETPFFDDLTFTYEHALGPNWSVSAVVDYFLYASRWGWFTGWGYDGFQSVVFGNPARSRTANRSFDAQLRLNGRFETGFLSHTVFMAAEHWDYFFGYSNDMFRYEAAPLNIFFPVYPPGVDYAGAYWSNGVARAISRSVYGQDLIDLNENWRILLGGRYDLLSQRERVFDPSGALTGEPTASLSKGIDGYFSPRAGLLFRPDAETQIFAAYGKSLIPNTGVRVQGGETPPPQQDTQYELGVRRELFDRRAIVEIGLFDITRDNVAIPNPANPSGFYSVVTGQQHSHGIEANVTAQFTPNLRLTAGATFLHALVTKDDNVPSQQGSDLLGAPRRVYNVSLAYTLDFGLLDGLELGASYYYASRAEATLPNTPGFTLPPQQMLGASLGYKLSDNFKFEVNAANLTNQQNWTSNGALYHGEPRSVSGSVICKF is encoded by the coding sequence ATGAGGGCGGCGCGCCTCGTTCTCGTCCTGCTTCTCTGCGGCGGCCTCCCCGCGTCCGCCGCCGAAGGCGGGGACGAGCGCCGCGACGCCAGCGAAGAGATTGCCGCCGCACAGGGTTCGCGCGCGCGCGACGAGCGGCGCGCACACAAACAGCGGCCGCGTGCGGCGCGCGACCGACGCGACCGCGACCCGCAGGAGACAGGCGAGGGCCGGGACCAGGACAGATCTCGCGCGCAGCGCCGGGAGACGGCCGACGACAAACCAAAAGCCGCGCCGCGCGCGCAAACGCTCGGACGCGATCAGAGCGGCGTCTTCGTCAACGAGTCGGCTTCCAACGCCGCCTATTCGCCAAGCTTCGTCATGCGCGGCTTTCCTTCCGGCGTTACGCTCTTCGAGGGCGCTGCGCATGGCTTCACGGCGCAGGACGTCGATCTCTCGACCGTCGACCACGTCGAGTTCTTCAAGGGGCCGAGCGCCATGCTGTTCGGCAAGGCTCTCGGCGGCTATGGCGGGGCCGCCAATTATATTCGCAAGGCGCCGACGCTGGAGACTTTCAGCCGCGCGGCGACGAGCCTCGGCTCCTTCGGCCTCAAGCGTCTCACCGTCGACATCAACGTCCCGCTCACCGACGACAAGAACCTATTGTTCCGGCTGACCGGCTCGGCGCAGAGTCTGGGCAGCTTCGTCGACTTCGTGCGCACGCGCAGCTTCGACGTCGCGCCGATGCTCGCTTTCACCGCCGACAATGGCGACCGCGCCACGCTGCGCGCCGAGCACAATGGCGCGCGGCTGGTGTGGCGGGACGGCGTGCCGGCCGATCCGATCTTCTTTGGAATTGCGCGCGAGTTCTACGCCGGCATTCCCGCCAATGAACATGAAACGCCCTTCTTCGACGATCTAACCTTCACCTATGAGCATGCGCTCGGCCCGAACTGGAGCGTTTCCGCCGTCGTGGATTATTTTCTCTACGCCAGTCGCTGGGGTTGGTTCACCGGCTGGGGCTATGACGGCTTTCAGTCCGTCGTCTTCGGCAATCCGGCGCGCAGCCGCACCGCCAACCGCAGCTTCGACGCGCAACTGCGGCTCAACGGCCGGTTCGAGACGGGCTTTCTTTCCCACACGGTGTTCATGGCCGCCGAGCACTGGGATTATTTTTTCGGCTATTCCAATGACATGTTCCGCTATGAAGCGGCGCCGCTCAACATCTTCTTCCCCGTCTATCCGCCGGGCGTCGATTATGCAGGCGCCTATTGGTCGAACGGCGTCGCCCGCGCAATCAGCCGGTCGGTCTACGGCCAGGACCTCATCGACCTCAATGAAAACTGGCGCATTCTTCTGGGCGGACGCTACGATCTTCTTTCACAGCGCGAGCGCGTGTTCGATCCCTCGGGCGCGCTCACGGGAGAGCCGACGGCGAGCCTGAGCAAGGGAATCGACGGCTATTTCTCGCCGCGCGCCGGCCTGTTGTTTCGGCCCGACGCCGAGACGCAGATCTTCGCCGCCTATGGCAAGTCGCTCATTCCCAATACCGGCGTGCGGGTTCAAGGCGGCGAGACGCCGCCGCCGCAGCAGGATACGCAATATGAGCTTGGCGTGCGGCGCGAGCTCTTCGACCGCCGCGCGATCGTCGAGATCGGCCTGTTCGACATCACTCGCGACAATGTCGCCATCCCCAATCCGGCCAATCCCTCGGGCTTCTATTCGGTCGTGACCGGCCAGCAGCACAGCCATGGGATCGAGGCGAATGTAACGGCGCAGTTTACGCCCAATCTGCGTCTGACCGCCGGCGCGACCTTTCTGCATGCGCTCGTCACCAAAGACGACAACGTCCCCTCCCAGCAAGGCAGCGATCTTCTGGGCGCGCCGCGCCGCGTCTACAATGTCTCGCTCGCCTATACGCTGGATTTCGGCCTCCTCGACGGCCTCGAACTCGGCGCGAGCTATTATTACGCCAGCCGCGCCGAAGCGACCCTGCCGAACACCCCCGGCTTCACCCTCCCGCCCCAGCAAATGCTCGGCGCGTCGCTTGGCTATAAGCTCAGCGACAATTTCAAATTCGAGGTCAACGCCGCAAATCTCACCAACCAGCAAAATTGGACCTCCAACGGCGCGCTCTATCACGGCGAGCCCAGGTCCGTGTCGGGGAGCGTTATTTGCAAGTTCTAG
- a CDS encoding L,D-transpeptidase, with the protein MNIRKVVAGAAAAAILTFTAAASTTPASAAISSEHTRSHRTAVFENVAPGTIVVSVSQRRLFLVQNDGSTISYPVAVPKHGKEWFGVTSIREKFTNPDWTPPTDVRADHPELPDVIPGGAPNNPMGTRAMLLDGDQVAIHGTTNKMRASIGTAASYGCIRMRNEDVTDLFERVSVGTTVIMQP; encoded by the coding sequence ATGAACATTCGCAAAGTCGTCGCCGGCGCCGCCGCCGCCGCCATCCTCACATTCACCGCTGCGGCGTCCACGACGCCCGCTTCTGCCGCCATCTCATCCGAGCACACCAGATCACATCGCACAGCCGTCTTCGAAAACGTGGCCCCGGGCACGATTGTCGTCAGCGTCTCCCAGCGCCGCCTCTTCCTGGTGCAGAATGACGGCAGCACGATCAGCTACCCGGTCGCAGTGCCGAAGCACGGCAAGGAGTGGTTCGGGGTCACTTCGATCCGCGAGAAGTTCACCAATCCCGACTGGACGCCGCCGACCGATGTCCGCGCCGACCACCCCGAGTTGCCCGATGTGATCCCCGGCGGGGCGCCGAACAATCCGATGGGGACCCGCGCGATGCTGCTCGATGGCGATCAGGTCGCGATCCACGGCACGACCAACAAGATGCGCGCTTCGATTGGCACGGCCGCGTCTTATGGCTGTATCCGCATGCGTAACGAGGACGTGACCGATTTGTTCGAGCGCGTGAGCGTGGGGACGACTGTCATCATGCAGCCCTGA
- a CDS encoding radical SAM protein: MTTVYLINPMADFPTYFGAEALAARGGPGGVMMADLACSTVAALAPSDFKVEICDESASRVDFDHPADWIAITGKVSQRQRMTAIADEFRRRGKRVIIGGPYASLSPERLRGHCDVMVCGEAEEIASALFSDLRAGKPKDAYFGDKPSLALSPAPRWDLYRNDRAMLGAVQTSRGCPFECEFCDVIQYLGRKQRHKPIANVISELEALWALGYRTTFLADDNFTAYRAHCKELLAAIAKWRRGHPMEFVTQISIDATRDDELIDLCVAAGLTQVFIGIETPNLESLRETGKRQNLKISLIEEVQKLVERGISVMGGMIVGFDHDGPDIFRQQYEFAMATPIPIFSLGGLMASEATPLYDRILREGRLLTGGIETQAVPWSSNIKCKTMSMEELHEGMQNLCNALYSPPALTARMLRLIDSFGRRRNGPASEPTDSNALREIERQSMQVAMQVRNYGESEGRMWNKIWGAAVRKPETMTIVGRIMFQYAQARYMFEKGNYWEPSLATAPAPQKAERVAAMSDA, encoded by the coding sequence ATGACTACGGTTTATCTTATTAATCCAATGGCCGATTTTCCCACTTACTTTGGCGCCGAGGCGCTCGCGGCTCGAGGCGGGCCGGGCGGCGTGATGATGGCGGATCTCGCCTGTTCGACTGTTGCGGCGTTGGCCCCTTCGGATTTCAAGGTCGAGATTTGCGACGAGAGCGCCTCCCGCGTCGACTTCGATCATCCGGCCGACTGGATCGCGATCACGGGCAAGGTCAGCCAGCGCCAGCGCATGACGGCGATCGCTGACGAATTCCGCAGGCGCGGCAAACGCGTCATTATCGGCGGTCCTTATGCAAGTCTCTCCCCGGAACGGCTGCGCGGCCATTGTGACGTCATGGTGTGCGGAGAAGCAGAGGAGATCGCCAGCGCCCTGTTTTCAGATTTGCGGGCCGGAAAGCCTAAGGACGCTTATTTTGGCGACAAGCCGTCTTTAGCGCTGTCTCCCGCGCCCCGCTGGGACCTCTATCGCAACGACCGCGCCATGCTTGGCGCCGTGCAAACTTCCCGCGGATGCCCGTTCGAATGCGAATTCTGCGACGTTATCCAATATCTCGGGCGCAAGCAGCGGCACAAACCCATCGCCAATGTCATCAGCGAGCTCGAGGCGCTCTGGGCCCTGGGCTATCGCACGACGTTTCTGGCCGATGATAATTTCACCGCCTATCGGGCGCATTGCAAGGAGCTGCTTGCGGCAATCGCAAAGTGGCGTCGCGGCCACCCGATGGAGTTCGTCACCCAGATCTCCATCGACGCGACGCGTGACGACGAATTGATCGATCTGTGTGTGGCCGCAGGGTTGACGCAAGTGTTCATCGGCATCGAGACGCCGAACCTGGAAAGCCTTCGTGAAACGGGAAAAAGGCAGAACCTCAAGATCAGCCTCATTGAGGAGGTTCAAAAGCTCGTCGAGCGCGGGATCTCGGTCATGGGAGGAATGATCGTTGGTTTCGACCATGACGGGCCCGACATCTTTCGACAGCAGTATGAATTCGCGATGGCGACGCCCATTCCCATATTCAGCCTTGGCGGTCTGATGGCTTCCGAGGCGACGCCCCTATACGATCGCATCTTGCGCGAGGGACGACTCCTCACGGGCGGCATCGAGACCCAGGCCGTGCCATGGAGCTCCAATATCAAGTGCAAAACCATGAGCATGGAAGAGCTGCATGAGGGAATGCAGAACCTCTGCAATGCGCTTTATTCGCCGCCGGCCTTAACCGCGCGCATGCTCCGTCTGATCGACAGCTTCGGGCGACGTCGCAATGGACCGGCGTCCGAGCCGACCGATTCGAACGCGCTGCGCGAGATCGAAAGGCAGTCAATGCAGGTCGCCATGCAAGTGCGTAATTATGGCGAGTCGGAGGGTCGGATGTGGAACAAAATCTGGGGCGCAGCCGTACGTAAGCCCGAGACGATGACCATCGTTGGCCGCATCATGTTCCAATACGCCCAAGCGCGCTACATGTTCGAGAAAGGCAATTATTGGGAGCCCAGCCTCGCGACGGCCCCCGCGCCGCAAAAGGCGGAGCGCGTCGCCGCCATGTCGGATGCGTAG
- a CDS encoding VOC family protein, with protein MTIRLNHTIVSAHNKQDAARWFADVFGLAFVEADADHFAPVRVNDTLTLLFADAASFDAQHYAFHVSDAEFDAILGRVKDKGLAFGSAPWSRSDRKLNDWGGGRGVYFETPDSHLMELMTVPQ; from the coding sequence ATGACCATTCGTCTCAACCACACGATCGTTTCTGCTCACAACAAGCAGGATGCGGCGCGCTGGTTTGCTGACGTCTTTGGTCTAGCCTTCGTAGAAGCGGATGCCGACCACTTTGCGCCAGTGCGGGTGAATGACACTTTGACGCTTTTGTTCGCCGACGCGGCGTCATTCGACGCTCAGCATTATGCTTTCCATGTCAGCGACGCTGAATTCGATGCTATTCTCGGACGAGTCAAGGATAAGGGGTTGGCCTTCGGCAGCGCGCCCTGGAGCCGAAGCGACCGAAAGCTGAATGACTGGGGCGGAGGCCGGGGAGTGTATTTCGAGACGCCAGACAGCCACCTCATGGAGCTCATGACGGTTCCACAGTGA